Proteins found in one Exiguobacterium sp. 9-2 genomic segment:
- a CDS encoding enoyl-CoA hydratase/isomerase family protein, with amino-acid sequence MKRELNYVVKDQIATLTLARPKQLNALTSNLLEELADALEEANQDEEVRVIVLTGEGRGFCAGQDLKTVSPELDHGEYLKQYYHPVVWAIAKSKKPTIAAINGVAAGAGLSLTLACDFRLVHAEAKLSLGFINIGLVPDAGAPYFLPRLIGAAKATELALLGDTISADEAVSLNLATRSIESEKFGEEVTAFARQLANRPTKVIGYIKQLQAASYENNLEEMLAQEIVYQSRAGKTEDHRHAVESFIEKKRPVFVGR; translated from the coding sequence ATGAAACGAGAACTGAATTATGTCGTCAAGGATCAGATTGCGACGTTAACGCTCGCTCGACCGAAACAATTGAATGCATTAACCTCGAATTTATTAGAAGAACTCGCAGACGCTTTAGAAGAAGCAAATCAAGATGAAGAAGTACGAGTCATCGTCTTGACTGGTGAAGGACGCGGTTTTTGCGCAGGACAAGACTTAAAAACTGTCTCTCCTGAGCTCGACCATGGTGAATATCTAAAGCAGTATTACCATCCTGTCGTTTGGGCAATCGCTAAATCGAAAAAACCGACGATTGCTGCCATCAATGGTGTAGCGGCAGGTGCCGGTTTATCATTGACGCTTGCCTGCGATTTCCGGCTCGTCCACGCTGAAGCGAAATTGTCGCTCGGATTCATCAATATCGGTCTTGTCCCGGATGCAGGAGCTCCGTATTTCTTACCTCGGCTAATCGGTGCAGCAAAAGCAACGGAGCTTGCGTTACTCGGTGATACGATATCAGCAGACGAAGCCGTTTCGCTCAATCTTGCGACACGAAGCATCGAATCAGAGAAATTTGGAGAAGAGGTCACAGCTTTTGCTCGTCAGCTAGCGAATCGTCCGACGAAAGTGATCGGGTACATTAAGCAGCTGCAAGCAGCGAGTTATGAAAATAATTTGGAGGAAATGCTCGCTCAAGAAATCGTCTACCAGTCACGTGCTGGAAAAACGGAAGACCATCGTCATGCTGTTGAATCCTTCATCGAAAAAAAACGCCCTGTTTTTGTCGGACGATGA
- the ybaK gene encoding Cys-tRNA(Pro) deacylase → MSKTNVERLLKQSKIDFESLTYSVDLDDLSAEAAARKINYPLSTIFKTLVLKMVENKYVFVVISGEEELSLKAAAKALHSKKVALVPMKELEFLTGYIRGGVSAIGAKKNFPVLLSDRAIHEPFIIISAGKRGHQVRLNPHDFLSFTQGILFTNG, encoded by the coding sequence ATGAGCAAAACGAACGTCGAGAGGCTTCTGAAGCAGTCTAAGATTGACTTTGAATCCCTCACTTATTCTGTTGATCTTGATGATTTATCTGCTGAAGCCGCCGCTAGAAAGATTAATTACCCCCTTTCGACCATTTTTAAAACCCTTGTTTTGAAAATGGTCGAAAATAAATATGTCTTCGTCGTCATTTCGGGGGAAGAAGAACTCTCTCTAAAGGCAGCGGCTAAAGCATTGCATTCGAAAAAAGTCGCGCTTGTTCCGATGAAGGAGTTAGAATTCCTGACTGGCTATATTCGAGGTGGTGTCTCTGCCATCGGTGCTAAGAAGAATTTTCCGGTTCTTTTATCGGATCGTGCTATCCATGAACCATTCATCATCATATCCGCTGGAAAACGTGGACATCAAGTTCGATTGAATCCTCATGATTTTTTATCTTTCACTCAGGGGATTCTCTTTACGAACGGCTGA
- a CDS encoding carotenoid biosynthesis protein — protein sequence MEQFHKRLWIFFSIWFAIGLILVGFSLLPPWLEWANAVFLFASGLYAALYFWHVLPKGRLVIPFIFFGSIIIESIGVHTGWPFGTYRYESDFGVQLLGVPITIGAAWLSVMGASLAFSRLFSFRYSTLILVPLFAVWLDLAIDPVAANVKSYWLWQDGGWYYDIPTQNFFGWYGTALVFSFFINRYQVKATDAALEQNNQYLFLMLHTLFGVTAGVAGLYGVTLVSLSAFIVYFIVKRGVIVERSKQKQIS from the coding sequence ATGGAGCAGTTTCATAAACGTCTTTGGATTTTCTTTTCGATTTGGTTCGCCATTGGCTTGATCTTAGTCGGTTTTTCGTTACTTCCCCCTTGGCTCGAGTGGGCCAATGCCGTCTTTTTATTCGCTTCCGGCTTATACGCAGCTCTCTATTTTTGGCATGTCTTACCGAAGGGACGTCTTGTCATCCCCTTCATCTTTTTTGGTTCGATCATCATTGAGTCGATTGGGGTCCATACCGGTTGGCCGTTCGGAACATATCGTTACGAGTCGGATTTCGGTGTCCAGTTATTAGGTGTGCCGATTACGATTGGGGCTGCATGGTTGTCGGTCATGGGTGCGAGTCTCGCTTTCTCCCGTTTGTTCTCATTTCGCTATAGTACACTGATTCTCGTTCCATTGTTTGCCGTTTGGCTCGATTTAGCGATCGATCCTGTTGCTGCTAACGTGAAATCGTATTGGCTTTGGCAAGACGGTGGCTGGTATTACGATATTCCGACACAGAATTTCTTCGGGTGGTATGGAACGGCGCTCGTCTTTTCCTTTTTCATCAATCGCTATCAAGTCAAAGCGACGGATGCCGCACTCGAACAAAACAATCAGTATCTCTTTTTGATGTTGCACACTTTATTCGGTGTAACAGCAGGAGTTGCTGGTCTCTATGGCGTCACTTTGGTCAGCTTAAGTGCGTTCATCGTCTATTTCATTGT
- a CDS encoding MATE family efflux transporter yields the protein MKTVKQPSLFHITWPLFIEIALHMSLGIIATLILSYYSDSAAAAVGVSNQILNIFIILFNITSVGATIIIGQYLGARKTQNARQTARSAFAINLYTGLIVSLTVVLFGRQLLGFFSLEGETLVYGETFIKIVGLFLFLEAISLTLGAILRSHGFTKNAMYVTLLMNFVSAFGNVIAVLGLFGIPVLGVAGVAWSIVIARTIAVLVLFFVVYRKLSLRFTVKDLIHFNREDVKRIMNIGIPSAGEGISYQFSQLIITGFIATIGEAALSARVYVSNITMLCFLFTLAIAQGTQLLVARQVGAQQFEQAYGRAVKTLKIAVFASFISAVALASFGSSILSAFTSSPEIIAIGIPLLWASVILEPGRAMNIVLMGTLKSAGDVRFPVAIGILSMWGIAVVLSYTLGLGFGLGLLGIWIAFSADEWFRGIFAMKRWHGRKWVQYSLVKGETHEQNERREASEAV from the coding sequence ATGAAAACAGTCAAGCAACCAAGCTTATTCCACATTACGTGGCCATTATTCATTGAAATCGCACTGCATATGAGTCTCGGAATCATTGCAACGTTGATTTTAAGTTATTACTCGGATAGCGCTGCTGCGGCAGTCGGCGTATCCAATCAAATTTTGAATATCTTCATCATTTTATTCAATATCACATCGGTCGGTGCAACGATCATCATTGGTCAGTATCTTGGTGCAAGAAAGACACAAAATGCTCGCCAAACTGCTCGATCCGCTTTTGCAATTAACTTGTATACCGGTCTCATCGTTTCTCTGACCGTCGTCTTGTTCGGAAGACAACTTCTTGGATTTTTCTCATTAGAAGGAGAGACCCTCGTTTATGGCGAAACGTTCATTAAGATCGTTGGTTTGTTCCTTTTCTTAGAAGCCATCTCACTGACACTGGGTGCGATTCTTCGGAGTCATGGATTCACTAAAAATGCTATGTACGTCACGCTACTCATGAATTTCGTTAGTGCTTTTGGTAACGTCATCGCTGTTCTTGGACTCTTCGGCATTCCCGTTCTCGGTGTTGCTGGTGTCGCTTGGTCGATCGTCATCGCCCGGACAATCGCTGTCCTTGTGTTGTTCTTTGTCGTTTACCGCAAACTTTCTTTACGTTTTACAGTAAAAGACTTGATTCATTTCAATCGTGAGGATGTGAAACGAATCATGAACATCGGAATCCCATCTGCTGGTGAAGGGATCTCGTATCAATTCTCACAACTCATCATCACAGGATTCATCGCAACAATTGGTGAAGCAGCGTTGTCTGCTCGTGTTTATGTATCAAACATCACGATGCTTTGTTTCCTATTTACGCTTGCCATCGCTCAAGGAACTCAATTACTCGTCGCACGCCAAGTTGGTGCTCAACAATTTGAACAAGCATACGGACGTGCTGTGAAAACATTGAAGATCGCTGTTTTCGCAAGCTTCATCTCAGCTGTCGCTCTTGCTTCATTCGGTTCATCGATTCTATCAGCGTTCACATCGAGTCCTGAAATCATTGCAATCGGTATCCCACTACTCTGGGCAAGTGTCATTCTTGAACCAGGTCGCGCAATGAACATCGTACTGATGGGAACTCTTAAATCGGCAGGAGATGTTCGTTTCCCTGTCGCCATCGGTATTCTATCGATGTGGGGAATCGCGGTCGTCCTAAGTTATACACTTGGTCTTGGTTTCGGTCTCGGTTTACTTGGAATCTGGATTGCCTTCTCTGCTGACGAATGGTTCCGTGGCATTTTCGCCATGAAACGTTGGCACGGACGGAAATGGGTTCAATACTCACTCGTCAAAGGAGAAACACATGAGCAAAACGAACGTCGAGAGGCTTCTGAAGCAGTCTAA
- a CDS encoding cation:proton antiporter codes for MEIFFYAGLILIGLFTISYLSERFHIPSILAFILIGIVLGFYYDPPEELKLGGEAGIIVLFFLLGLKFSVADLLIQLRSIWKAGVIDILLSFGGTILLTLSFGFSIAESFLIGCVLYATSSSISARLLDREPDKHQDVNRFVLSLLVFEDLMAPILLTTAPFVLGTETFSVAKISIIFLGFAFFFIALIIMTLFIRRRKRLVDSLYRHPDAGIGIIGLILLFSGIGILFGLSEVLGAFIIGILLTELDETRYLRRLVTPFQDLLLPLFFITFGMSFELTDGLPIDLFFFALVIWGVVSKFLVGYLGGRSFGLSNYHAIESGFCLGPRGEFSILFITLASGAFVTLTGIYIFVSAFLGILLFRISTGLTNRTHATARKIKKKLN; via the coding sequence ATGGAAATTTTCTTTTACGCCGGTCTCATCCTCATTGGCTTGTTTACGATCAGTTACTTGAGTGAACGATTCCACATCCCGAGTATTCTGGCCTTCATCTTGATTGGAATCGTCCTTGGATTTTATTACGATCCTCCCGAAGAACTGAAACTCGGAGGAGAAGCGGGCATCATCGTCCTGTTCTTTTTACTCGGCCTAAAATTTTCAGTGGCGGACTTGCTGATTCAGCTCCGTTCCATTTGGAAAGCAGGAGTCATCGATATTCTACTTTCGTTTGGTGGAACAATCCTGTTGACTTTATCGTTCGGTTTTTCCATCGCCGAATCGTTTTTGATCGGCTGTGTCTTGTATGCGACGAGTTCTTCGATTTCAGCTCGACTGCTCGATCGGGAACCGGATAAACATCAGGATGTGAATCGCTTCGTGCTGTCCTTACTCGTCTTCGAAGATTTGATGGCACCGATCCTACTGACGACGGCCCCGTTCGTTTTAGGGACTGAGACGTTCTCGGTTGCCAAAATCAGCATCATCTTTTTAGGGTTCGCCTTCTTCTTCATTGCTTTAATCATCATGACGTTATTCATCCGAAGACGGAAACGTCTCGTCGATTCACTCTACCGTCATCCTGATGCCGGCATCGGAATCATCGGGTTAATCTTGTTATTTTCCGGTATCGGTATTTTATTCGGATTGTCAGAAGTACTTGGCGCCTTTATCATCGGTATTCTGTTAACCGAACTGGATGAGACGCGTTATCTTAGACGACTAGTCACTCCGTTTCAAGACTTATTATTACCATTGTTCTTTATCACGTTCGGAATGTCATTTGAGTTGACTGACGGATTACCGATTGATCTATTTTTCTTCGCTCTTGTCATTTGGGGAGTCGTCTCTAAATTCTTAGTCGGTTACCTCGGCGGAAGGTCCTTTGGTTTATCGAATTATCATGCGATCGAATCTGGCTTCTGTCTTGGTCCACGTGGTGAATTTTCGATACTTTTCATCACGCTCGCTAGTGGTGCATTCGTGACATTGACTGGGATATACATTTTTGTTTCTGCTTTTCTTGGAATTTTACTATTCCGTATCTCTACAGGATTGACGAACCGTACACATGCGACCGCACGAAAAATCAAAAAGAAATTGAATTAA
- the pssA gene encoding CDP-diacylglycerol--serine O-phosphatidyltransferase has product MMSSIDEVAGGIILWKDRVRNSIPNLFTFGNLYCGFLAIVMAAKGDFQNATLLIVIAMMLDSLDGRLARMLGVAGDFGKELDSLADIVTFGVAPAMMAYYTYFYEFGEVGLLISALFPLFGAFRLARFNLSATNVASAYFSGVPITAAGGILAVVTLFSGRMNDLMVPLVFTGLAFLMVSRVKIPSFKDIPVPRHTFVITFTLLYVTYVMIARSNEWSTFWFVAVPLYIAFLLFSFIKKKKQKQHSNG; this is encoded by the coding sequence ATGATGAGTAGTATCGATGAAGTGGCAGGAGGAATCATTTTGTGGAAAGATCGTGTTCGTAATTCAATACCCAACCTATTTACGTTCGGAAATCTGTATTGTGGTTTTTTAGCCATCGTCATGGCAGCAAAAGGTGATTTTCAAAATGCCACCTTACTAATCGTCATCGCGATGATGCTTGATAGTCTGGACGGACGTCTTGCTCGGATGCTTGGTGTAGCAGGCGACTTCGGAAAAGAACTGGACTCATTAGCAGATATCGTGACATTCGGTGTCGCACCTGCAATGATGGCCTACTATACGTATTTCTATGAATTCGGAGAAGTTGGTTTACTAATCTCTGCTCTGTTCCCGTTGTTCGGCGCATTCCGTCTTGCCCGGTTTAATTTATCGGCAACGAATGTGGCATCTGCTTATTTTTCAGGTGTACCGATTACAGCGGCAGGTGGTATTTTGGCTGTCGTCACGTTGTTTAGCGGACGAATGAACGACTTGATGGTCCCACTTGTCTTCACAGGTCTTGCCTTCTTGATGGTCAGTCGTGTCAAGATTCCAAGCTTTAAAGACATTCCCGTTCCGCGCCATACGTTCGTCATCACCTTTACGTTGCTGTACGTGACGTATGTCATGATTGCGCGTAGCAATGAGTGGTCGACGTTTTGGTTCGTTGCTGTTCCTTTGTATATCGCGTTTCTCCTTTTCTCATTTATCAAAAAGAAGAAGCAAAAACAACATTCAAACGGATGA